One segment of Ficedula albicollis isolate OC2 chromosome 2, FicAlb1.5, whole genome shotgun sequence DNA contains the following:
- the POMGNT2 gene encoding protein O-linked-mannose beta-1,4-N-acetylglucosaminyltransferase 2 isoform X2 produces the protein MNIAAVFNALLVSILAAVLWKYIKLLDHAAMVEEELLLMRQSQELSEAQIDYHAALQALVENGTRMVCTGRMHTDRICRFESLCYSTEAEEFIYFHSNSSVMLPNLGSRRFQPALLDLSSVEDHNTQYFNFVELPAAALKFMPKPVFVPDVALIANRFNPDNLMHVFHDDLLPIYYTMQQFSDLDLEARLFFMEGWNEGVHFDLYKLLSNKQPLLREELKTLGRLLCFTKSYVGLSKITTWYQYGFVQPQGPKANILVSGNEIRQFTKFMMQKLNISLEESSSEEYIVVFSRTINRLILNEAELILALAQEFQMKTISVSLEEHSFSDIVRLISNASMLVSMHGAQLVMSLFLPRGATVVELFPYAINPEHYTPYKTLATLPGMDLQYIAWQNTDREDTVTYPDRPWDQGGIAHLDKAEQERIIKSTEVPRHLCCRNAEWLFRAYQDTKVNIPSLIHVIRQTVKSKPGPRKQKWSGSLYPGKVRDAKCQASVQGTSEAKLAVSWQIPWNLRYLKVREVKYEVWIQEQGENTYMPYILSHQNHTFSENIKPFTIYLVWIRCIFNKNLQGPFADVLLCST, from the exons ATGAACATAGCAGCTGTGTTCAATGCCCTGCTTGTGTCCATCCTCGCTGCCGTGCTGTGGAAATACATCAAACTGCTCGATCATGCTGCCAtggtggaggaggagctgctcctcatgcGCCAGTCTCAGGAACTTTCTGAGGCTCAGATTGACTAccatgcagctctgcaggcccTGGTGGAGAATGGTACCAGGATGGTGTGCACTGGCAGGATGCACACGGACCGCATCTGCCGCTTCGAGTCCCTCTGCTACTCCACCGAGGCCGAGGAGTTCATCTACTTCCACAGCAACTCCTCCGTCATGCTGCCCAACCTGGGCTCCCGGAGGTTCCAGCCGGCTCTGCTCGACCTCTCCTCTGTGGAAGACCACAACACCCAGTACTTCAACTTtgtggagctgccagctgccgCGCTGAAATTTATGCCAAAGCCGGTCTTTGTGCCTGATGTGGCGCTGATTGCCAACAGGTTCAACCCAGACAACTTGATGCACGTCTTTCATGACGACCTCCTCCCCATCTATTACACCATGCAGCAGTTCTCCGACTTAGATCTGGAGGCACGACTCTTCTTCATGGAAGGGTGGAATGAAGGTGTTCACTTTGACCTCTACAAGTTACTGAGTAACAAGCAGCCGCTCCTCAGGGAGGAGCTTAAAACCCTGGGCAGGCTTCTCTGCTTTACCAAATCCTATGTGGGACTATCCAAAATCACCACCTGGTACCAGTACGGATTTGTCCAGCCACAAGGGCCAAAGGCTAACATCTTGGTTTCTGGTAATGAGATCAGGCAGTTCACCAAATTCATGATGCAGAAACTGAACATCAGCTTGGAGGAAAGCTCTAGCGAGGAGTACATCGTAGTGTTCAGTCGGACAATCAACAGACTTATCCTAAATGAGGCAGAACTAATCCTGGCTCTTGCTCAGGAGTTTCAGATGAAAACCATTTCCGTCTCTCTGGAGGAGCATTCATTTTCTGACATCGTGCGGTTGATCAGCAATGCATCCATGCTGGTCAGCATGCACGGGGCCCAATTAGTCATGTCACTCTTCCTGCCAAGAGGGGCCACCGTGGTGGAGCTCTTCCCATATGCTATCAACCCCGAGCACTACACCCCTTACAAAACGCTGGCAACCCTTCCTGGCATGGACCTGCAGTACATTGCCTGGCAGAACACGGACAGGGAGGACACGGTAACCTACCCGGACAGACCTTGGGATCAGGGCGGGATTGCTCACCTGGACAAAGCTGAGCAGGAGCGCATCATCAAGAGCACGGAGGTGCCGCGGCACCTCTGCTGCCGCAACGCTGAGTGGCTGTTCCGTGCCTACCAG GACACAAAGGTGAACATCCCGTCTCTTATACACGTCATTAGGCAGACTGTGAAGTCTAAGCCTGGACCCAGGAAGCAGAAGTGGTCCGGTAGCCTCTACCCTGGCAAAGTGAGGGATGCCAAGTGTCAGGCCTCTGTCCAGGGCACAAGTGAAGCTAAActtgctgtgtcctggcagatCCCCTGGAATCTGAGGTATCTCAAGGTCAGAGAAGTAAAATACGAAGTGTGGATACAAGAACAAGGGGAAAACACTTACATGCCTTATATATTGTCCCATCAGAATCACACCTTCTCAGAAAACATTAAGCCCTTCACGATATACCTGGTGTGGATACGCTGCATCTTCAACAAAAATCTCCAGGGACCTTTTGCAGATGTGCTCTTGTGTAGTACATAA
- the POMGNT2 gene encoding protein O-linked-mannose beta-1,4-N-acetylglucosaminyltransferase 2 isoform X1 codes for MNIAAVFNALLVSILAAVLWKYIKLLDHAAMVEEELLLMRQSQELSEAQIDYHAALQALVENGTRMVCTGRMHTDRICRFESLCYSTEAEEFIYFHSNSSVMLPNLGSRRFQPALLDLSSVEDHNTQYFNFVELPAAALKFMPKPVFVPDVALIANRFNPDNLMHVFHDDLLPIYYTMQQFSDLDLEARLFFMEGWNEGVHFDLYKLLSNKQPLLREELKTLGRLLCFTKSYVGLSKITTWYQYGFVQPQGPKANILVSGNEIRQFTKFMMQKLNISLEESSSEEYIVVFSRTINRLILNEAELILALAQEFQMKTISVSLEEHSFSDIVRLISNASMLVSMHGAQLVMSLFLPRGATVVELFPYAINPEHYTPYKTLATLPGMDLQYIAWQNTDREDTVTYPDRPWDQGGIAHLDKAEQERIIKSTEVPRHLCCRNAEWLFRAYQDTKVNIPSLIHVIRQTVKSKPGPRKQKWSGSLYPGKVRDAKCQASVQGTSEAKLAVSWQIPWNLRYLKVREVKYEVWIQEQGENTYMPYILSHQNHTFSENIKPFTIYLVWIRCIFNKNLQGPFADVLLCST; via the coding sequence ATGAACATAGCAGCTGTGTTCAATGCCCTGCTTGTGTCCATCCTCGCTGCCGTGCTGTGGAAATACATCAAACTGCTCGATCATGCTGCCAtggtggaggaggagctgctcctcatgcGCCAGTCTCAGGAACTTTCTGAGGCTCAGATTGACTAccatgcagctctgcaggcccTGGTGGAGAATGGTACCAGGATGGTGTGCACTGGCAGGATGCACACGGACCGCATCTGCCGCTTCGAGTCCCTCTGCTACTCCACCGAGGCCGAGGAGTTCATCTACTTCCACAGCAACTCCTCCGTCATGCTGCCCAACCTGGGCTCCCGGAGGTTCCAGCCGGCTCTGCTCGACCTCTCCTCTGTGGAAGACCACAACACCCAGTACTTCAACTTtgtggagctgccagctgccgCGCTGAAATTTATGCCAAAGCCGGTCTTTGTGCCTGATGTGGCGCTGATTGCCAACAGGTTCAACCCAGACAACTTGATGCACGTCTTTCATGACGACCTCCTCCCCATCTATTACACCATGCAGCAGTTCTCCGACTTAGATCTGGAGGCACGACTCTTCTTCATGGAAGGGTGGAATGAAGGTGTTCACTTTGACCTCTACAAGTTACTGAGTAACAAGCAGCCGCTCCTCAGGGAGGAGCTTAAAACCCTGGGCAGGCTTCTCTGCTTTACCAAATCCTATGTGGGACTATCCAAAATCACCACCTGGTACCAGTACGGATTTGTCCAGCCACAAGGGCCAAAGGCTAACATCTTGGTTTCTGGTAATGAGATCAGGCAGTTCACCAAATTCATGATGCAGAAACTGAACATCAGCTTGGAGGAAAGCTCTAGCGAGGAGTACATCGTAGTGTTCAGTCGGACAATCAACAGACTTATCCTAAATGAGGCAGAACTAATCCTGGCTCTTGCTCAGGAGTTTCAGATGAAAACCATTTCCGTCTCTCTGGAGGAGCATTCATTTTCTGACATCGTGCGGTTGATCAGCAATGCATCCATGCTGGTCAGCATGCACGGGGCCCAATTAGTCATGTCACTCTTCCTGCCAAGAGGGGCCACCGTGGTGGAGCTCTTCCCATATGCTATCAACCCCGAGCACTACACCCCTTACAAAACGCTGGCAACCCTTCCTGGCATGGACCTGCAGTACATTGCCTGGCAGAACACGGACAGGGAGGACACGGTAACCTACCCGGACAGACCTTGGGATCAGGGCGGGATTGCTCACCTGGACAAAGCTGAGCAGGAGCGCATCATCAAGAGCACGGAGGTGCCGCGGCACCTCTGCTGCCGCAACGCTGAGTGGCTGTTCCGTGCCTACCAGGACACAAAGGTGAACATCCCGTCTCTTATACACGTCATTAGGCAGACTGTGAAGTCTAAGCCTGGACCCAGGAAGCAGAAGTGGTCCGGTAGCCTCTACCCTGGCAAAGTGAGGGATGCCAAGTGTCAGGCCTCTGTCCAGGGCACAAGTGAAGCTAAActtgctgtgtcctggcagatCCCCTGGAATCTGAGGTATCTCAAGGTCAGAGAAGTAAAATACGAAGTGTGGATACAAGAACAAGGGGAAAACACTTACATGCCTTATATATTGTCCCATCAGAATCACACCTTCTCAGAAAACATTAAGCCCTTCACGATATACCTGGTGTGGATACGCTGCATCTTCAACAAAAATCTCCAGGGACCTTTTGCAGATGTGCTCTTGTGTAGTACATAA